A region of Patescibacteria group bacterium DNA encodes the following proteins:
- a CDS encoding nucleotide pyrophosphohydrolase → MNEDKNTTIQELKDLLREFRDKRDWKQFHNLKDLAEAISIEAGELQELFLWKNKEQIAKKLKEDEEFRKEIGEEFADIVIFCLNFANASDIDISAIVKKKAAENDKKYSVEKAKGTATKYNKL, encoded by the coding sequence ATGAATGAAGATAAAAATACTACAATTCAAGAATTGAAAGATTTATTAAGAGAATTTCGAGATAAACGAGACTGGAAACAGTTTCATAATCTCAAGGATCTCGCTGAAGCTATTTCAATTGAAGCTGGGGAGCTTCAAGAGTTGTTTCTATGGAAAAATAAAGAACAGATTGCTAAAAAATTAAAAGAAGATGAAGAATTTAGAAAAGAAATTGGAGAAGAATTCGCAGATATAGTGATTTTCTGCCTTAATTTCGCCAACGCCAGCGACATAGATATTTCAGCAATTGTAAAGAAAAAGGCCGCAGAAAATGACAAGAAATACTCCGTCGAAAAAGCCAAGGGCACTGCGACTAAATATAATAAATTATGA
- a CDS encoding ATP-binding protein, producing MLFTKEITKITYQDVVEFCNQRIAESINLDYKKDFPRDLEKSISAFANTTGGLIIIGVEEEDSKPKLPKIPKIPSMRPIKPIAPIGYKYVWREPK from the coding sequence ATGTTATTCACGAAAGAAATCACAAAAATTACCTATCAGGACGTCGTTGAATTTTGTAATCAACGAATTGCTGAAAGTATTAACTTGGATTATAAAAAAGACTTTCCAAGAGATTTAGAGAAAAGCATTTCTGCTTTTGCCAACACCACGGGTGGCTTAATAATTATCGGAGTGGAGGAAGAAGACAGCAAACCAAAATTACCAAAAATTCCGAAAATACCATCAATGAGGCCGATAAAACCAATTGCACCAATTGGTTACAAATATGTTTGGCGCGAACCCAAATAA
- a CDS encoding thermonuclease family protein: MAKIKVKKVVDGDTFKNTRDRFFRLAKVNTPEKRKRGYQKAKETLKKFIEGKELIIKVEGTSYGRKVVIAKIPGEKMTINTKMKIKGYK, translated from the coding sequence ATGGCAAAAATTAAAGTTAAAAAAGTAGTTGATGGTGATACTTTTAAGAATACAAGAGATAGATTTTTTCGTTTAGCCAAAGTTAATACCCCAGAAAAAAGGAAACGAGGATATCAGAAAGCAAAAGAAACGCTAAAAAAGTTTATTGAAGGTAAGGAGCTTATTATTAAAGTTGAAGGAACGTCCTATGGAAGAAAAGTTGTGATTGCAAAAATACCAGGTGAAAAAATGACGATTAATACAAAAATGAAAATAAAGGGCTATAAATAG